From the Limosilactobacillus panis genome, one window contains:
- a CDS encoding diacylglycerol kinase family protein gives MHYSIILNPAAGNGKAQKEWQLIEPQLIQAQVSFDVHITKNRSSAEYFATRFVQRRKGDIVMVIGGDGTLHQVLNSLIKESHRLHTNPLPLAFIPAGINNDFARAFGVPFQPLDALQQILNTTTLTSVNVGHYHEAIKGEEGYFLNNIGIGFDAAIISRVSGKSAKKQSTAFHLWHPDYLRQALGVVYNQQPFQLMVQQGSSRNFYPRAYIVLLVNHPFIGGGVKVAPTSSLEQPQLGLLVAEQKGWPITFWQLIQFSRGKLPNSRFAKHLTGARFHYTTTSLEFGQSDGEPLGNRFVDLSTDVTQYPFWQTTK, from the coding sequence ATGCATTACTCAATCATCCTTAACCCAGCTGCCGGTAACGGTAAAGCGCAAAAAGAATGGCAACTAATTGAGCCCCAACTAATCCAAGCGCAAGTTAGCTTCGATGTCCACATAACTAAGAACCGTTCTAGTGCTGAATATTTTGCAACCCGTTTTGTCCAAAGGCGCAAAGGGGATATTGTTATGGTGATTGGTGGTGATGGGACCCTTCACCAAGTCTTAAACAGCCTTATTAAAGAAAGTCACCGTCTCCACACTAATCCCCTCCCACTAGCCTTCATTCCAGCAGGTATTAATAATGATTTTGCCCGTGCTTTTGGAGTACCATTTCAGCCGCTTGACGCCCTGCAACAAATTCTAAATACCACGACATTAACTAGTGTTAATGTCGGCCACTACCATGAGGCCATTAAGGGCGAAGAAGGCTACTTCCTAAATAATATTGGGATCGGTTTTGATGCCGCAATTATTAGTCGGGTCAGCGGAAAAAGCGCTAAAAAACAGTCTACCGCATTCCATCTTTGGCACCCTGATTACCTTCGTCAGGCTTTAGGGGTCGTTTATAACCAGCAGCCCTTCCAGCTAATGGTCCAACAAGGTAGCTCACGGAACTTTTATCCCCGGGCATACATTGTCCTGCTAGTCAACCATCCCTTCATTGGCGGCGGCGTCAAAGTTGCTCCCACAAGCAGCCTGGAACAACCACAATTAGGCCTGCTTGTAGCGGAACAAAAGGGCTGGCCAATCACCTTTTGGCAACTAATTCAGTTTTCCCGAGGGAAGCTGCCAAATTCCCGTTTTGCTAAGCATTTAACGGGGGCCCGCTTTCATTACACAACTACCTCCCTTGAATTTGGGCAAAGTGATGGTGAGCCGTTGGGCAACCGCTTTGTTGACCTCAGTACAGACGTTACCCAGTACCCATTCTGGCAAACGACTAAATAA
- the dapA gene encoding 4-hydroxy-tetrahydrodipicolinate synthase, giving the protein MKLADADLLTAIVTPFDDKGQIDFASLKKLTNYLIDQGSNGFVIGGTTGETPTLSHDEKISLYQEFGKIVNGRVPVIAGTGSNNTAETIAFTNEVAKIPGIDYALVVVPPYNKPNQRGMVAHFTAVADQVKIPIVMYNIPGRTGVKMAAETIIKLSANPNIAAVKQCASLEELEEIVEGKNKDFAVFTGEDAQALTARVLGANGVISVASHSYASQMRAMYDALYKGDYQAAGKLQRWLTPKMAALFMYPSPSPVKTLLNAQGFSTGSCRLPILPLNDDEKKALANALGLPSDKLLNKQLPLNLGE; this is encoded by the coding sequence ATGAAATTAGCAGATGCAGATCTCTTAACAGCAATTGTCACTCCCTTTGATGATAAGGGGCAGATTGACTTTGCAAGCTTGAAGAAGTTAACGAACTACCTAATTGACCAGGGTAGTAATGGTTTTGTAATCGGTGGGACAACCGGTGAGACCCCGACACTTAGTCACGACGAGAAAATTAGTCTTTACCAAGAATTCGGTAAGATCGTTAATGGTCGGGTTCCGGTAATTGCCGGGACAGGGAGCAATAACACCGCCGAAACGATTGCCTTTACCAATGAGGTGGCAAAAATCCCAGGCATTGACTATGCCCTGGTAGTTGTTCCGCCATACAATAAGCCTAACCAGCGGGGGATGGTTGCCCACTTTACTGCAGTTGCGGACCAGGTTAAGATACCAATTGTGATGTACAACATTCCTGGTCGAACAGGAGTTAAGATGGCGGCAGAAACAATCATTAAACTTTCCGCAAACCCAAACATTGCAGCCGTTAAGCAGTGTGCTTCCCTGGAGGAACTTGAAGAAATTGTTGAAGGAAAGAACAAGGACTTTGCCGTCTTCACTGGTGAAGATGCGCAGGCTCTGACCGCTCGTGTTCTCGGGGCTAACGGGGTCATCTCGGTTGCCTCCCACAGCTACGCTTCCCAGATGCGGGCAATGTATGACGCACTCTACAAGGGTGACTACCAGGCGGCCGGAAAGCTGCAACGGTGGCTTACCCCAAAGATGGCAGCGCTATTCATGTACCCGTCACCATCACCAGTTAAGACGCTCCTTAACGCCCAGGGATTTAGCACGGGTAGTTGCCGTTTGCCGATTTTGCCACTTAACGATGACGAGAAGAAGGCTTTGGCAAACGCTCTCGGCTTGCCGAGCGATAAGTTATTAAATAAGCAACTACCATTGAACTTGGGGGAATAA
- a CDS encoding N-acetyldiaminopimelate deacetylase has product MTLTNEQLIQIRRHLHQIPELALHETQTHEYLLSVIKGFNQQFLEIRETPELPTALFVLVKGSNPQRTIGYRTDIDALPVEEKTGLPFKSQHPGVMHACGHDIHMTVALGVLNYFAENQPKDNLLFFFQPAEESDYGGKRAYEAGLFSGKWCPDEFYGLHDNPDLPAGAIGCRMGTLFAGTTEVNIDLNGKGGHAAYPQDANDTVVAAAALIMQVQTVISRSIDPIHSGVITLGKIRGGSIRNVIAGHTRIEGTIRGLTQKMIKKIDGRLQDICEGVGRSFNMDVKLGLNQGGYWPVENNPQLTKFFIDYMQKTPDVNFIETAPAMTGEDFGFLLAKFPGTMFWLGVDDDSQLHSATLTPDEAAIKRGVDAITGFMNARMAK; this is encoded by the coding sequence ATGACATTAACAAACGAGCAACTTATTCAAATCCGTCGCCACCTCCACCAGATTCCGGAGTTGGCCCTTCATGAAACGCAGACCCATGAGTACCTCCTTTCAGTAATCAAGGGCTTTAACCAACAGTTCCTCGAAATTCGTGAGACACCAGAACTACCGACGGCATTGTTTGTCCTTGTTAAGGGGAGTAACCCCCAACGGACGATTGGTTACCGGACAGACATTGACGCTTTACCGGTAGAGGAAAAGACGGGACTACCATTCAAGTCCCAACACCCGGGTGTTATGCACGCGTGTGGCCATGATATCCACATGACGGTCGCCCTTGGCGTGCTCAACTACTTTGCTGAAAACCAGCCCAAGGACAACTTGCTCTTCTTCTTCCAACCGGCAGAAGAGAGTGATTATGGTGGTAAGCGGGCCTATGAAGCCGGTTTGTTTTCCGGTAAGTGGTGTCCGGACGAGTTTTATGGTCTTCATGATAATCCGGACCTTCCCGCTGGGGCAATTGGCTGCCGGATGGGAACGCTGTTTGCGGGGACCACAGAAGTTAACATTGATTTAAATGGGAAGGGTGGGCACGCTGCCTACCCCCAAGATGCCAATGACACGGTCGTTGCGGCTGCAGCATTAATAATGCAAGTGCAGACGGTTATCTCCCGGAGTATTGACCCGATTCATAGCGGCGTTATCACCCTTGGCAAAATTCGCGGGGGCAGTATTCGCAACGTAATTGCTGGCCATACCCGGATCGAAGGAACCATTCGCGGCCTGACTCAGAAGATGATTAAAAAGATTGATGGTCGTCTTCAGGATATCTGTGAAGGAGTTGGGCGCTCCTTTAATATGGATGTTAAGCTGGGCCTCAACCAGGGTGGTTACTGGCCAGTTGAAAACAACCCGCAATTAACGAAGTTCTTTATTGACTACATGCAAAAGACCCCCGACGTCAACTTTATTGAAACCGCACCGGCAATGACCGGCGAAGACTTTGGCTTTTTACTGGCGAAGTTTCCGGGGACGATGTTCTGGCTTGGCGTTGATGATGATTCGCAGCTCCACTCCGCGACTCTAACACCTGATGAGGCGGCAATTAAGCGGGGCGTTGATGCAATCACTGGCTTTATGAATGCGCGGATGGCAAAGTAA
- the dapB gene encoding 4-hydroxy-tetrahydrodipicolinate reductase: MKKVLIAGAAGAMGQKAVALVNGMDDVELTAVLAPHMADDQRAKFHLGPEVQIYHSLNEVPEGAANIWVDFTIPAVVYDNVKFAIDHGFAPVVGTTGLTDDQEDELIKTSAARHQGGLIAPNFGMSAVLLMKFAKEAAQYFPDVEIIEMHHADKKDAPSGTALSTAKLIDQVRPAHESSPDEVSTLDNVRGGDYHGIKIHSVRLPGYVAHEQVLFGSAGEALTIRQDSFDRQSFMSGVKVALEKVLDLDKLVVGLENIL, translated from the coding sequence ATGAAAAAAGTTTTAATTGCCGGCGCTGCCGGAGCAATGGGCCAAAAAGCCGTTGCCCTGGTAAACGGGATGGATGATGTTGAATTGACCGCCGTCCTGGCCCCGCACATGGCCGATGACCAACGTGCTAAGTTTCACCTTGGACCTGAAGTGCAGATTTATCACTCATTAAATGAGGTCCCTGAAGGCGCGGCCAATATCTGGGTTGACTTTACGATTCCAGCAGTCGTGTACGACAACGTCAAATTTGCCATCGATCACGGCTTCGCACCGGTTGTGGGGACCACGGGGTTAACGGATGACCAGGAGGATGAATTAATTAAGACCAGCGCTGCGCGTCACCAAGGGGGGCTGATTGCGCCTAACTTTGGGATGTCGGCAGTCCTGTTGATGAAGTTCGCTAAGGAGGCTGCGCAATACTTCCCGGATGTTGAAATTATTGAAATGCACCATGCTGACAAGAAGGACGCTCCATCGGGCACGGCATTGAGCACCGCCAAGCTGATTGACCAGGTGCGGCCAGCACATGAGAGTAGCCCCGATGAGGTCAGCACCCTGGATAATGTCCGTGGTGGCGACTACCACGGGATTAAAATCCATTCAGTTCGCTTGCCGGGCTACGTTGCCCACGAACAAGTCCTCTTTGGGAGCGCGGGTGAAGCACTAACGATTCGGCAGGATTCCTTTGATCGTCAATCGTTCATGAGTGGGGTCAAAGTTGCCTTAGAAAAGGTGCTGGACCTTGACAAGTTAGTAGTTGGACTCGAGAATATTTTATAG
- a CDS encoding C40 family peptidase — translation MTKKHYQSHHLRHAVTGTLSAFGFLAITSQLASASQITVKSGDTVWGIAQQHQLTVQSIEQANPTTIKKISNTVDLIQVGQKLTLPDGQTTQTAAHSVAGMYTVNNGDTLNSIAQHFNVSVNQIVAWNNLTTPQIYVGQHLTVNGANQSATNTTTAVGTTSSVSAAPVESTQPQVVNTGMPEQVTQPVTNQTSVRSSANTTNQTSIQSTASGETVQTSEALAATVPTVSTNVQQPVSTSAINTSQVAVSKPTTVANTVTTQGSAGQTATGQAVQSSQQQVYVTPVSQQPAPVTSSAVAVQSQATPAGSVAQSTASTAPVNASQPQQPASQAATQQPATNNQATSTTDLQSGSVVSLAVKVANSNSVPYVWGGNSLSGMDCSGFVDYVYAHAENKQLPHNSVALESCVNQHAVSQAQPGDILFWGQHGSSYHVAIYTGNNRYAAAAQPGTNVSIYTLSPYFAPSFAGTVK, via the coding sequence ATGACTAAGAAGCATTACCAGAGTCACCACTTACGGCATGCCGTAACGGGAACCTTAAGTGCGTTTGGGTTCTTGGCGATTACGTCGCAGCTTGCCTCAGCAAGTCAAATCACAGTTAAATCAGGTGATACCGTTTGGGGGATTGCCCAACAGCACCAGTTGACGGTCCAGTCAATTGAACAGGCCAACCCAACCACGATTAAGAAGATCAGCAATACCGTTGACCTGATTCAGGTGGGGCAAAAGCTAACCTTACCGGATGGCCAGACTACTCAAACTGCGGCCCATTCGGTGGCAGGAATGTATACCGTTAATAACGGTGATACCCTGAATAGTATTGCCCAGCATTTTAATGTGAGTGTTAACCAGATTGTTGCCTGGAATAATCTGACAACGCCACAAATTTATGTCGGTCAGCACTTAACAGTTAACGGGGCCAACCAATCGGCAACTAACACCACCACAGCAGTGGGCACTACTAGTTCCGTTAGTGCAGCTCCAGTTGAGTCAACCCAGCCACAAGTGGTTAATACAGGTATGCCGGAGCAGGTTACCCAACCAGTTACTAACCAGACTAGTGTTCGGTCGTCGGCTAATACCACTAATCAGACAAGCATCCAGTCAACAGCTAGTGGTGAAACCGTGCAAACTAGTGAAGCCCTAGCTGCGACAGTACCGACCGTTTCTACTAATGTTCAGCAGCCAGTATCGACTTCTGCTATCAATACTTCTCAAGTAGCTGTTAGCAAACCAACAACAGTGGCAAATACGGTTACGACGCAAGGAAGTGCTGGTCAAACCGCTACTGGCCAGGCCGTCCAGTCCAGTCAACAGCAAGTTTACGTTACTCCCGTTAGTCAACAGCCGGCTCCGGTTACTTCATCAGCGGTAGCAGTTCAAAGTCAGGCTACCCCTGCTGGCTCGGTTGCACAATCAACTGCTTCGACTGCTCCTGTTAACGCTAGTCAGCCTCAACAGCCTGCTAGTCAGGCAGCGACGCAACAGCCAGCAACCAATAATCAGGCTACTTCAACGACTGACTTGCAGTCTGGCTCTGTTGTCAGCCTGGCAGTTAAGGTTGCTAACTCTAACAGTGTTCCTTATGTCTGGGGCGGTAATTCACTGAGTGGGATGGATTGTTCTGGATTTGTGGACTATGTATACGCTCACGCTGAAAATAAACAATTGCCACATAATTCAGTTGCGTTGGAGAGCTGTGTAAACCAGCATGCTGTTAGCCAGGCTCAACCAGGTGATATTCTTTTCTGGGGTCAGCATGGTAGTTCTTACCACGTTGCAATTTACACTGGTAACAACCGGTACGCAGCGGCAGCGCAACCGGGAACGAACGTGTCAATCTACACCTTAAGCCCTTATTTTGCACCAAGCTTTGCCGGGACTGTGAAGTGA
- a CDS encoding aminotransferase class I/II-fold pyridoxal phosphate-dependent enzyme, whose protein sequence is MPTLPSEMKTIVNHRVAALPPAQIRAFDDEISAIPGIVKLTLGEPDFNVPDHVKQAAVRSIQENDSHYSASRGTIALRQAISNYLKQTRQVNYDPASELIVTVGATEAITATTFALLNPGDKVIIPTPIFSLYFPSVALTGAEPVSVNTVNDNFLLTADRLEAEIEKGGPAVKAVILNYPNNPTGRCYSKEELTALAAVIKKHHLLAIVDEIYSELIYDQPFTSLASLLPDQTILIDGLSKSHAMTGYRLGYVAAPGDAIKQISKMHSFMVTAANDTAQAAALEALTNGSADPVAFRSHYQKRRDKLANALQKMGFSFAAPDGAFYLFVKLPERFGSDDFAFARRLAHEAKVGVIPGRAFGAGGEGHVRLSYAAADSSIDQAIERLTTFMEKN, encoded by the coding sequence ATGCCGACCTTACCAAGTGAAATGAAAACAATTGTTAACCACCGGGTGGCTGCCCTTCCACCGGCACAGATTCGGGCGTTCGACGACGAAATATCCGCGATTCCGGGAATCGTCAAGTTAACTCTTGGCGAACCGGACTTTAATGTTCCTGACCATGTCAAGCAAGCAGCAGTGCGAAGCATTCAGGAGAATGATTCCCATTATTCTGCCAGTCGGGGAACAATCGCCCTGCGGCAGGCAATTAGTAATTATCTTAAGCAGACCCGCCAGGTTAACTATGATCCCGCATCAGAACTAATTGTGACGGTGGGGGCCACGGAGGCAATTACGGCCACGACATTCGCCCTGCTCAACCCTGGTGATAAGGTAATCATCCCGACGCCAATCTTCTCGCTTTACTTTCCAAGTGTTGCCTTGACAGGGGCGGAACCGGTCTCGGTAAATACCGTTAACGATAACTTCCTATTAACGGCTGACCGCCTGGAAGCAGAAATTGAAAAGGGTGGTCCTGCGGTTAAGGCGGTAATTCTTAACTACCCCAATAACCCTACAGGCCGTTGCTATTCCAAGGAGGAGCTAACGGCACTGGCGGCGGTTATCAAGAAGCACCACCTGCTCGCAATTGTTGATGAGATATACAGTGAACTGATTTACGACCAGCCCTTTACCTCGTTGGCCAGTTTGCTACCTGACCAAACGATTCTGATCGATGGCCTTTCAAAATCGCACGCGATGACTGGCTACCGCTTGGGTTACGTTGCGGCGCCGGGTGATGCTATCAAGCAGATTTCGAAAATGCATTCGTTCATGGTTACTGCCGCTAATGATACCGCTCAGGCCGCAGCTCTTGAGGCCTTGACGAATGGTTCGGCAGATCCCGTTGCCTTCCGTTCTCATTACCAAAAGCGGCGGGATAAGTTAGCGAATGCTTTGCAGAAGATGGGCTTCTCTTTTGCTGCCCCAGACGGTGCCTTTTACCTGTTTGTAAAGCTTCCAGAACGATTTGGCAGTGATGACTTTGCCTTTGCGCGTCGGTTAGCACATGAGGCCAAGGTCGGCGTGATTCCCGGCCGTGCTTTTGGCGCTGGTGGAGAAGGGCATGTTCGCCTTTCCTACGCGGCTGCTGATTCGAGCATTGATCAGGCAATTGAACGTTTGACCACCTTTATGGAGAAAAATTAG